In a genomic window of Curtobacterium flaccumfaciens pv. betae:
- a CDS encoding glycoside hydrolase family 15 protein: MTERTRDTPDATENEERTNGYVPLRSYGAIGDGRTVALIALDGRIDWLPIPSMDSPPVFASIVDAEHGGHVALRPVDDQAQVSRAYLPGTNVLVTTWTTPSGTATVTDAMVTGVAGRLPWAEIGRCVQGVDGSVEMEWAVVPGTILNTAEPRRLDTANGTVIGVDGVTIAIVEQGFEPVHDDGPRFSGRFTTAEGSKSILTIVGTYDEPIFLPEPERTLEGVDRTIENWSTWSKEFSYDGPWSDAVQRSALALKLLIFAPTGAIAAAPTTSLPEDRTGGKNWDYRFAWVRDLAYTVHALTRFGLREETHAAVSWVMRTIAEHDETMPIFYGLDGSKSDTVEERDVPGWNGIGPVTIGNRAGDQLQLGVWGDVFEIMRQYVRAGNVLDRKTAAVLQDLADDACHRWVEPDSGMWELQEAQHYTTSKIGCWQALDAAVELHDAGMIDGPREKWIENRELIEDWVAENGWNEELGHYVMYPGTDALDCSILLHAMSAFDRGPRMESTIRAIEEQLQHGPLVYRYSGIQDEESPFVACSFWLAAALACVGRVDDAKQLMDDMVAQANDVGLFSEMLSAVDGDFMGNIPQGLSHLALIQAALTIEEVSEKS; encoded by the coding sequence ATGACCGAGCGCACGCGAGACACCCCCGACGCGACCGAGAACGAGGAACGGACGAACGGGTACGTCCCGCTCCGTTCGTACGGTGCGATCGGCGATGGGCGGACGGTCGCCCTCATCGCGCTCGACGGCCGGATCGACTGGCTGCCGATCCCGTCGATGGACTCACCGCCCGTGTTCGCGAGCATCGTCGACGCCGAGCACGGCGGACACGTCGCCCTGCGGCCGGTGGACGACCAGGCGCAGGTGTCCCGCGCCTACCTGCCGGGGACGAACGTGCTCGTGACGACCTGGACGACCCCGTCCGGCACCGCCACCGTGACCGACGCCATGGTCACCGGAGTGGCCGGACGGCTGCCCTGGGCCGAGATCGGCCGCTGCGTGCAGGGGGTCGACGGTTCGGTCGAGATGGAGTGGGCGGTCGTGCCCGGCACGATCCTGAACACCGCGGAACCGCGCCGACTCGACACCGCGAACGGCACGGTGATCGGCGTCGACGGCGTGACCATCGCGATCGTCGAGCAGGGCTTCGAACCGGTGCACGACGACGGTCCCCGGTTCTCGGGGCGGTTCACGACGGCCGAGGGCTCGAAGTCGATCCTGACCATCGTCGGCACGTACGACGAGCCGATCTTCCTGCCCGAACCGGAGCGCACGCTCGAGGGGGTCGACCGCACGATCGAGAACTGGTCGACCTGGTCGAAGGAGTTCAGCTACGACGGCCCCTGGTCGGACGCCGTCCAGCGCAGCGCCCTCGCCCTGAAGCTCCTGATCTTCGCCCCCACCGGCGCCATCGCTGCGGCCCCGACGACGAGCCTGCCCGAGGACCGCACCGGCGGCAAGAACTGGGACTACCGGTTCGCCTGGGTGCGCGACCTGGCGTACACGGTGCACGCACTCACCCGCTTCGGCCTGCGCGAGGAGACGCACGCCGCCGTGTCGTGGGTGATGCGCACGATCGCCGAGCACGACGAGACGATGCCGATCTTCTACGGACTCGACGGGTCGAAGAGCGACACCGTCGAGGAGCGCGACGTCCCGGGCTGGAACGGCATCGGACCGGTCACGATCGGCAACCGCGCCGGTGACCAGCTGCAGCTCGGGGTCTGGGGCGACGTGTTCGAGATCATGCGCCAGTACGTCCGAGCCGGCAACGTGCTCGACCGCAAGACGGCCGCGGTGCTGCAGGACCTGGCCGACGACGCGTGCCACCGCTGGGTGGAGCCGGACTCGGGCATGTGGGAGCTGCAGGAGGCGCAGCACTACACGACGAGCAAGATCGGCTGCTGGCAGGCGCTCGACGCGGCGGTCGAGCTGCACGACGCGGGGATGATCGACGGCCCGCGCGAGAAGTGGATCGAGAACCGCGAGCTCATCGAGGACTGGGTCGCCGAGAACGGGTGGAACGAAGAGCTCGGCCACTACGTCATGTACCCGGGCACCGACGCGCTCGACTGCTCGATCCTGCTGCATGCGATGTCGGCGTTCGACCGTGGACCGCGCATGGAGTCCACGATCCGCGCCATCGAGGAGCAGCTGCAGCACGGGCCGCTCGTGTACCGGTACTCCGGCATCCAGGACGAGGAGTCCCCCTTCGTGGCGTGCTCGTTCTGGCTCGCCGCCGCGCTCGCATGCGTCGGACGCGTCGACGACGCGAAGCAGCTGATGGACGACATGGTCGCGCAGGCGAACGACGTCGGGCTGTTCAGCGAGATGCTCAGCGCCGTGGACGGGGACTTCATGGGCAACATCCCGCAGGGGCTGTCGCACCTGGCGCTCATCCAGGCTGCGCTGACCATCGAAGAAGTCTCAGAGAAGTCCTGA
- a CDS encoding ATP-dependent DNA ligase, with protein sequence MSPASRKTVVLVGDRRLALTNTDKVLYPETGTTKGRVIEYYERVAPWMISHVKDRPVTRKRWANGVEGKVFFEKNLPDSAPDWVRHHTIHHSEHDNEYPIVDDLPTLVWMAQQAALELHVPQWRFGPRGAEQNPDRLVLDLDPGEGVGLPECVEVAVAAREILHGMGLDPYPVTSGSKGIHLYAALDGKATTAQVSDVAHELAKALETDLPDLVLSSMSRAERKGKVFVDWSQNNGNKTTIAPYSLRGRERPTVAAPRTWKELEERGLVQLTLDEVLERLEDRGDFLHPVASASLAVGRDDHGHWDSDRTERANDAEQPARDRLAAYRAKRDASKTPEPVPEGAPTVRKDGTPTFVIQEHHATRDHYDFRLEHDGVLVSWALPKGEPTDPGKNHLAVQTEDHPLEYGAFEGTIPKDEYGGGTVTIWDDGTYELEKWREGQEVIVTLHGRAGGARRLALLHTRGRGGGDEKNWLIHRTKEQPERLADGGGSAGPAVARRADRPSDGHDGAHRAGQQRISGAADAETPPSERRTMQATLAKGEPRLDPADWAFEMKWDGVRALATVRDGSVTLRSRNDNDLTAQYPELQELGERAGVDGVFDGEIVAVDDRGRPSFQLLQNRMGLTKAREVRSAQETTPVRFLLFDVLEADGHELTRLGYDARRQALETVVEPGGAVDVPPAVQGDLDAVLAASREQGLEGVVAKKRSSKYAEGRRSEAWLKRKHHATQEVVVGGWKPGSGRRAGGIGSLLLGVPGPDGLEYVGKVGTGFRDRDLDEIAGALAPLERKTPPFVDVPRPDARDAHWVTPKRVGEVEFAEWTGDGRLRQPSWRGWRVDKDPDDVVRET encoded by the coding sequence GTGAGTCCCGCCTCGCGCAAGACCGTCGTCCTCGTCGGCGACCGGCGGCTCGCGCTCACGAACACCGACAAGGTGCTCTACCCCGAGACCGGCACCACGAAGGGTCGGGTGATCGAGTACTACGAGCGGGTCGCGCCGTGGATGATCTCGCACGTCAAGGACCGCCCCGTGACCCGCAAGCGCTGGGCCAACGGTGTCGAGGGCAAGGTCTTCTTCGAGAAGAACCTGCCCGACTCGGCCCCCGACTGGGTGCGGCACCACACCATCCACCACTCGGAACACGACAACGAGTACCCGATCGTCGACGACCTGCCGACCCTGGTGTGGATGGCGCAGCAGGCCGCGCTCGAACTGCACGTCCCGCAGTGGCGGTTCGGCCCCCGCGGCGCGGAGCAGAACCCGGATCGGCTCGTCCTCGACCTCGACCCGGGCGAGGGGGTGGGGCTGCCCGAGTGCGTCGAGGTCGCCGTGGCCGCGCGCGAGATCCTGCACGGCATGGGACTCGACCCGTACCCGGTGACGTCCGGCTCCAAGGGCATCCACCTGTACGCGGCCCTGGACGGCAAGGCGACGACGGCGCAGGTCTCCGACGTCGCCCACGAGCTGGCCAAGGCCCTCGAGACGGACCTGCCGGACCTGGTGCTGTCGTCGATGAGCCGTGCGGAGCGGAAGGGCAAGGTCTTCGTCGACTGGTCGCAGAACAACGGCAACAAGACGACCATCGCCCCGTACTCGCTGCGCGGCCGCGAGCGGCCGACGGTCGCGGCACCCCGCACCTGGAAGGAGCTCGAGGAACGCGGGCTCGTGCAGCTCACGTTGGACGAGGTCCTCGAACGCCTGGAGGACCGTGGGGACTTCCTGCACCCGGTCGCCTCCGCCTCGCTGGCCGTCGGGCGCGACGACCACGGTCACTGGGACAGCGACCGGACCGAGCGCGCGAACGACGCCGAGCAGCCCGCACGTGACCGGCTCGCCGCCTACCGGGCGAAGCGGGACGCCTCGAAGACGCCGGAGCCCGTGCCCGAGGGCGCTCCCACCGTGCGGAAGGACGGCACACCGACCTTCGTCATCCAGGAGCACCACGCCACCCGCGACCACTACGACTTCCGGCTCGAGCACGACGGGGTGCTGGTGAGCTGGGCCCTGCCGAAGGGTGAGCCCACCGACCCGGGCAAGAACCACCTGGCGGTGCAGACCGAGGACCATCCGCTCGAGTACGGGGCGTTCGAGGGCACGATCCCGAAGGACGAGTACGGCGGCGGCACGGTCACGATCTGGGACGACGGCACCTACGAGCTCGAGAAGTGGCGCGAGGGGCAGGAGGTCATCGTCACGCTGCACGGTCGGGCCGGTGGCGCTCGCCGCCTCGCGCTGTTGCACACCCGCGGCCGTGGCGGCGGGGACGAGAAGAACTGGCTGATCCACCGCACGAAGGAGCAACCCGAACGGCTGGCGGACGGCGGCGGCTCTGCCGGGCCGGCGGTGGCGCGACGGGCGGACCGGCCGTCGGACGGGCACGACGGTGCACACCGTGCCGGGCAGCAACGGATCAGCGGGGCCGCGGACGCCGAGACCCCGCCGTCGGAGCGCCGGACGATGCAGGCGACCCTGGCCAAGGGCGAGCCGCGGCTGGACCCGGCGGACTGGGCCTTCGAGATGAAGTGGGACGGGGTGCGCGCGCTGGCGACGGTCCGCGACGGGTCGGTGACCCTGCGCAGCCGCAACGACAACGACCTGACGGCCCAGTACCCCGAGCTGCAGGAACTGGGCGAGCGGGCCGGCGTGGACGGCGTGTTCGACGGTGAGATCGTGGCCGTCGACGATCGTGGCCGCCCCTCGTTCCAGCTGCTCCAGAACCGCATGGGCCTGACGAAGGCGCGCGAGGTCCGGAGCGCGCAGGAGACGACGCCCGTGCGGTTCCTGCTGTTCGACGTGCTCGAGGCGGACGGGCACGAGCTCACGCGACTCGGCTACGACGCCCGGCGGCAGGCACTCGAGACGGTCGTGGAACCCGGCGGTGCGGTCGACGTGCCGCCGGCGGTGCAGGGCGACCTCGACGCGGTGCTGGCTGCATCGCGCGAGCAGGGCCTCGAGGGCGTGGTCGCGAAGAAGCGGTCGTCGAAGTACGCCGAGGGCCGACGGTCCGAGGCCTGGCTGAAGCGCAAGCACCACGCCACGCAGGAAGTCGTCGTCGGTGGCTGGAAGCCGGGCAGCGGACGGCGTGCCGGGGGGATCGGCTCGCTGTTGCTCGGGGTGCCCGGCCCCGACGGGCTGGAGTACGTCGGCAAGGTCGGCACCGGGTTCCGTGACCGCGACCTCGACGAGATCGCCGGTGCCCTCGCACCGCTGGAACGGAAGACCCCGCCGTTCGTCGACGTCCCACGACCTGACGCGCGTGATGCGCACTGGGTCACGCCGAAGCGCGTCGGCGAGGTCGAGTTCGCCGAGTGGACCGGCGACGGACGGCTCCGGCAGCCGTCCTGGCGAGGGTGGCGGGTGGACAAGGACCCGGACGACGTCGTGCGGGAGACCTGA
- a CDS encoding fumarylacetoacetate hydrolase family protein: MTELVIPAPSLPTVPTTTGARFPVRRVFCVGRNYAAHAREMGHDPDREPPFFFTKPADAVVVDGGDTPYPPLTQQLEHEVELVVAIGTGGTDIAVTDALAHVWGYAVGIDLTRRDLQAEAKRLGRPWDTAKGFDASAPIGALTPAAEVDPTSGAIELTVDGELRQSGDLADQIWSVAETIAALSRSVALAPGDLVMTGTPDGVGVLDRGAVLVGTIAGVGEVRTRID; the protein is encoded by the coding sequence GTGACCGAACTCGTCATCCCGGCCCCGAGCCTCCCGACCGTGCCCACGACGACGGGCGCGCGTTTCCCCGTCCGCCGTGTGTTCTGCGTCGGCCGGAACTACGCCGCGCACGCCCGCGAGATGGGCCACGACCCGGACCGCGAGCCGCCGTTCTTCTTCACCAAGCCGGCGGACGCGGTCGTGGTCGACGGCGGCGACACCCCGTACCCGCCGCTGACGCAGCAACTGGAGCACGAGGTCGAGCTCGTCGTCGCCATCGGCACCGGCGGCACGGACATCGCCGTCACGGATGCGCTCGCACACGTGTGGGGCTACGCCGTCGGGATCGACCTCACCCGCCGAGACCTGCAGGCCGAGGCGAAGCGACTCGGACGCCCGTGGGACACGGCCAAGGGCTTCGACGCCTCGGCGCCGATCGGGGCGCTCACCCCGGCGGCCGAGGTCGACCCGACCAGCGGCGCGATCGAGCTGACGGTGGACGGGGAGCTCCGGCAGTCGGGCGACCTGGCCGACCAGATCTGGTCGGTCGCCGAGACGATCGCGGCCCTGTCACGGTCCGTGGCGCTCGCGCCCGGCGACCTCGTGATGACCGGCACTCCGGACGGTGTCGGCGTGCTCGACCGGGGCGCCGTGCTCGTCGGTACGATCGCCGGCGTCGGCGAGGTCCGGACCCGGATCGACTGA
- a CDS encoding phosphoketolase has product MAPAHISTTDRLRAVDAWWRAANYLTVGQIYLLDNPLLTRPIEPDDVKPRLLGHWGTSPALNLVYAHCNALITETGREFLYICGPGHGGPAMNANAWLDGTWNELYQDVDLQRFFRQFSFPGGIPSHAAPETPGSINEGGELGYSLSHAYGAALDNPDLVVACVVGDGEAETGPLAGSWQAHTFLDPVSDGAVLPILNLNGWKIANPTVLARIPDEDLTAYFRGLGYDPIVVDSRRVDDDPYAVHALFDGALRRALAGIDDIQAAARAQAARAAAGQPAGAADLRPRWPMIVLRTPKGWTGPKEVDGEQVEGTFRAHQVPLPAVREDDGHRAQLEEWMRSYRPEELFDEDGHPVGIMTTIRPTGDVRMSATPHGNGGRLRTALDRPPLEPYAVEVGSTASATGTLGPWLAALIEKNASTFRLFGPDETISNKLDAVFDVTSRVWRAQRAAGDEHLAARGRVTEVLSEHLLEGMLEGYVLSGRHGMLNTYEAFAHIIDSMVGQYAKWLESSTDIDWRVPVSNLSLLLSSHVWRQDHNGFSHQDPGFLDVVASKQQDLVRIKLPADANTLLAVAAHAMETTDRIEVIVAGKHPEPVFLSLDDAVAHAQAGLGVWDFAGTEQAVGKVDVVLACAGDVPTVEAIAATDIIRKHAPGVGVRVLNVVDLLALGDPRKHEHPIPDEQYDALFLPGTPTVFAFHGYPTLVHQLTYRRNGHDDLHVHGFLEQGTTTSPFDMLMRNEMDRFALAHDALTRVDAEAHADLLTKLSEARDAARTFAYTKGEDHPSLAGWEFAGWPQDEPASGGTGGDPGAGETEAAAPGN; this is encoded by the coding sequence ATGGCTCCAGCACACATCTCCACCACCGACCGGCTCCGGGCGGTCGACGCCTGGTGGCGCGCCGCCAACTACCTGACGGTCGGGCAGATCTACCTGCTGGACAACCCGTTGCTCACCAGGCCGATCGAGCCGGATGACGTCAAGCCGCGGCTGCTCGGCCACTGGGGCACCTCTCCCGCACTGAACCTCGTGTACGCACACTGCAACGCGCTGATCACGGAGACCGGGCGCGAGTTCCTGTACATCTGCGGCCCGGGGCACGGCGGCCCGGCGATGAACGCGAACGCCTGGCTGGACGGCACGTGGAACGAGCTGTACCAGGACGTCGACCTCCAGCGGTTCTTCCGCCAGTTCTCGTTCCCGGGCGGCATCCCCTCGCACGCCGCCCCGGAGACCCCCGGCTCCATCAACGAGGGCGGTGAACTCGGCTACTCGCTGTCGCACGCCTACGGTGCGGCGCTCGACAACCCGGACCTCGTCGTCGCCTGCGTGGTCGGTGACGGTGAGGCCGAGACCGGTCCGCTCGCCGGGTCGTGGCAGGCGCACACGTTCCTCGACCCGGTGTCCGACGGTGCCGTGCTGCCGATCCTCAACCTCAACGGCTGGAAGATCGCGAACCCGACCGTCCTGGCCCGCATCCCCGACGAGGACCTCACCGCGTACTTCCGTGGGCTCGGCTACGACCCGATCGTGGTCGACTCCCGCCGCGTCGACGACGACCCGTACGCGGTGCACGCCCTGTTCGACGGTGCCCTGCGACGCGCCCTCGCCGGCATCGACGACATCCAGGCCGCTGCACGCGCCCAGGCCGCCCGTGCCGCCGCGGGGCAGCCCGCCGGTGCCGCCGACCTGCGTCCGCGCTGGCCGATGATCGTCCTGCGCACCCCGAAGGGCTGGACCGGCCCGAAGGAGGTCGACGGCGAGCAGGTCGAGGGGACCTTCCGCGCGCACCAGGTGCCGCTGCCCGCGGTGCGCGAGGACGACGGCCACCGCGCCCAGCTCGAGGAGTGGATGCGCTCGTACCGCCCCGAGGAGCTCTTCGACGAGGACGGCCACCCGGTCGGCATCATGACCACGATCCGTCCGACCGGCGACGTACGGATGAGCGCCACCCCGCACGGCAACGGCGGTCGGCTACGGACCGCGCTCGACCGGCCGCCGCTCGAGCCGTACGCGGTCGAGGTCGGTTCCACGGCGTCCGCCACGGGCACGCTCGGCCCCTGGCTCGCCGCACTCATCGAGAAGAACGCCTCGACCTTCCGGCTGTTCGGCCCGGACGAGACGATCTCGAACAAGCTCGACGCCGTGTTCGACGTGACCTCGCGCGTCTGGCGGGCCCAGCGCGCCGCCGGCGACGAGCACCTCGCCGCACGCGGCCGGGTCACCGAGGTCCTGTCCGAACACCTGCTCGAGGGGATGCTCGAGGGCTACGTGCTGTCCGGTCGGCACGGGATGCTCAACACCTACGAGGCGTTCGCCCACATCATCGACTCGATGGTCGGGCAGTACGCCAAGTGGCTGGAGTCCTCGACCGACATCGACTGGCGGGTGCCGGTGTCCAACCTGTCGCTCCTGCTCTCGTCGCACGTCTGGCGACAGGACCACAACGGGTTCTCCCACCAGGACCCCGGGTTCCTCGACGTCGTCGCGTCGAAGCAGCAGGACCTCGTCCGGATCAAGCTGCCGGCCGACGCCAACACGCTGCTCGCCGTCGCCGCGCACGCGATGGAGACCACGGACCGCATCGAGGTGATCGTCGCCGGCAAGCACCCGGAGCCGGTCTTCCTGTCCCTCGACGACGCGGTCGCGCACGCGCAGGCCGGACTCGGCGTGTGGGACTTCGCCGGTACCGAGCAGGCCGTCGGGAAGGTCGACGTCGTGCTCGCCTGCGCCGGTGACGTCCCCACGGTCGAGGCGATCGCCGCCACCGACATCATCCGGAAGCACGCTCCCGGCGTCGGGGTCCGCGTGCTCAACGTCGTCGACCTGCTGGCGCTCGGTGACCCGCGCAAGCACGAGCACCCGATCCCGGACGAGCAGTACGACGCGCTCTTCCTGCCCGGCACGCCCACAGTCTTCGCGTTCCACGGGTACCCGACCCTCGTGCACCAGCTGACGTACCGCCGGAACGGGCACGACGACCTGCACGTGCACGGGTTCCTCGAGCAGGGCACGACGACCTCGCCGTTCGACATGCTCATGCGCAACGAGATGGACCGATTCGCCCTGGCCCACGACGCCCTGACGCGGGTGGACGCCGAGGCGCACGCCGACCTGCTCACGAAGCTGTCCGAAGCGCGGGACGCTGCGCGGACGTTCGCGTACACGAAGGGCGAGGACCACCCGTCGCTCGCGGGCTGGGAGTTCGCGGGCTGGCCCCAGGACGAGCCGGCCAGCGGCGGGACCGGCGGTGACCCCGGTGCGGGCGAGACCGAGGCGGCCGCACCCGGCAACTGA
- a CDS encoding DUF1992 domain-containing protein, translating into MNDVDARMDRLRRAARYRYQQLVDQEIERGSLDPDEVRSEREERRLLKAADVAAHARAQIAEAERRGVFEGNPYHGKPLPGLDGQHDPDWWIKSKIEREDIRGIAPPALALRTEDAELDDALDALSLETDVRDVLVDFNARVKEARRQLLGGPPVVTPMRDVEAEVLAWRERREVRMASAARAAEQARLEAKPRRWWRRR; encoded by the coding sequence ATGAACGACGTCGATGCACGGATGGACCGGCTCCGCAGGGCCGCCCGCTACCGCTACCAGCAGCTCGTCGACCAGGAGATCGAGCGGGGGTCGCTCGACCCCGACGAGGTGCGCTCGGAACGCGAGGAACGTCGGCTGCTCAAGGCCGCCGACGTCGCCGCGCACGCCAGGGCCCAGATCGCGGAGGCCGAGCGGCGCGGGGTCTTCGAGGGCAACCCGTACCACGGCAAGCCGCTGCCGGGCCTCGACGGGCAGCACGACCCGGACTGGTGGATCAAGTCGAAGATCGAACGTGAGGACATCCGGGGCATCGCGCCGCCGGCCCTGGCGCTCCGCACCGAGGACGCCGAACTCGATGATGCCCTGGACGCCCTGTCGCTCGAGACCGACGTGCGCGACGTCCTCGTGGACTTCAACGCGCGGGTGAAGGAGGCCCGGCGGCAGCTGCTCGGCGGGCCGCCGGTGGTGACGCCGATGCGCGACGTCGAGGCCGAGGTGCTCGCCTGGCGGGAGCGCCGCGAGGTGCGCATGGCTTCGGCCGCGCGGGCAGCGGAGCAGGCGCGGCTCGAGGCGAAGCCGCGGCGGTGGTGGCGGCGGCGCTGA
- a CDS encoding sugar phosphate isomerase/epimerase family protein → MLEHDLLATSWTWAGDESVRDRVHAVGAAGFAGLSLSLDDLHEVRATTGFAELRRMLDAAGIVWVQLGPLDRWWTCTSRTQDEDADRGVVLEAAATLSAWQVVARADTSLPGASPATMADDWVVLADQAEAVGAQLVLEPEPWSNLPTIERASRFVAAAGHPNGGLLIDAMHALRGGSTLASIRQGVAPGVLAAVELSDGLLHTPSGMTLAEESRTARYLPGAGAWDLPGFVRTVRELGFAEPWGVEVRTPAHRAMPVRDALRTAVAATRAVLDAADAFGAPAAPAMPSTPAPTSAVDFEPPHTGRHDPTHGARRRDADTGTPA, encoded by the coding sequence GTGCTGGAACACGACCTGCTCGCCACGTCCTGGACGTGGGCGGGCGACGAGAGCGTCCGCGACCGGGTGCACGCCGTCGGCGCCGCCGGGTTCGCCGGCCTGTCGCTGTCCCTCGACGACCTGCACGAGGTCCGCGCGACGACGGGCTTCGCCGAACTGCGGCGCATGCTCGACGCCGCCGGCATCGTCTGGGTCCAGCTCGGACCGCTGGACCGTTGGTGGACGTGCACGAGCCGCACCCAGGACGAGGACGCCGACCGCGGGGTCGTGCTCGAGGCCGCGGCAACGCTGAGCGCCTGGCAGGTGGTGGCGCGCGCCGACACCTCGTTGCCCGGAGCCTCCCCCGCGACGATGGCCGACGACTGGGTCGTGCTCGCCGACCAGGCCGAGGCGGTCGGAGCGCAGCTCGTGCTCGAACCGGAACCGTGGTCGAACCTGCCCACGATCGAACGGGCCTCCCGTTTCGTCGCCGCTGCCGGCCACCCGAACGGCGGCCTGCTCATCGACGCCATGCACGCGCTCCGCGGCGGTTCCACCCTCGCGTCGATCCGGCAGGGCGTCGCACCGGGGGTCCTCGCAGCTGTCGAGCTGAGTGACGGACTGCTGCACACCCCGAGCGGGATGACCCTCGCCGAGGAGTCCCGGACGGCACGGTACCTGCCCGGTGCCGGAGCGTGGGACCTGCCCGGCTTCGTCCGGACCGTGCGCGAACTCGGGTTCGCCGAGCCGTGGGGCGTCGAGGTCCGGACCCCGGCGCACCGGGCGATGCCCGTCCGCGATGCGCTCCGGACGGCTGTCGCCGCCACCCGTGCGGTGCTCGACGCCGCTGATGCGTTCGGCGCCCCGGCCGCTCCGGCGATGCCCTCGACGCCCGCACCGACGTCAGCGGTGGACTTCGAGCCCCCGCACACCGGCCGCCACGACCCGACGCACGGTGCCCGTCGCCGGGACGCCGACACAGGGACGCCCGCGTAG
- a CDS encoding SDR family oxidoreductase has translation MSQLDKQDPRDQFPRPPFPAQTQQGSGLASAMDPAPDHGETSYLGTGRMRGYRVLVTGADSGIGRAAAIAMAKEGADVALNALPEEREDLEQVRDVIGDLGRKAVLLPGDLTDEAFCDVLVQDAVSELGGLDALVLVAGHQQVHEDITAQSTEDFDRTMKVNLYSLFWLVRAAVPHMAPGSSIVTTSSVSAYQPQDRMIDYAATKAAIITYTNGLARQLASKGIRANTVVPGPVWTPLQPISYPGDEIAAYGQDTPFGRPAQPVELGSAYVYLAGPESSYTSGTTLTVAGATGVAL, from the coding sequence ATGAGCCAGCTCGACAAGCAGGACCCGCGCGACCAGTTCCCCCGTCCGCCGTTCCCCGCGCAGACCCAGCAGGGGTCCGGGCTGGCGAGTGCGATGGACCCCGCCCCCGACCACGGCGAGACGAGCTACCTGGGCACCGGGCGGATGCGCGGGTACCGGGTGCTCGTCACGGGCGCGGACTCCGGCATCGGGCGCGCTGCGGCGATCGCGATGGCGAAGGAAGGGGCCGACGTCGCCCTGAACGCCCTGCCCGAGGAACGCGAGGACCTCGAACAGGTCCGCGACGTCATCGGTGACCTCGGGCGCAAGGCGGTGCTGCTGCCCGGCGACCTGACCGACGAGGCCTTCTGCGACGTCCTGGTGCAGGACGCCGTCAGCGAGCTCGGCGGCCTGGACGCACTCGTGCTGGTCGCGGGCCACCAGCAGGTGCACGAGGACATCACCGCGCAGAGCACCGAGGACTTCGACCGCACGATGAAGGTCAACCTCTACTCGCTGTTCTGGCTGGTCCGCGCCGCCGTCCCGCACATGGCGCCGGGGAGCTCGATCGTCACGACCAGCTCGGTGTCCGCGTACCAGCCGCAGGACCGCATGATCGACTACGCCGCGACGAAGGCCGCGATCATCACCTACACGAACGGGCTCGCACGGCAGCTCGCGAGCAAGGGCATCCGGGCCAACACGGTGGTGCCCGGGCCGGTGTGGACGCCGCTGCAGCCGATCAGCTACCCGGGCGACGAGATCGCGGCGTACGGCCAGGACACCCCGTTCGGCCGTCCCGCCCAACCCGTCGAGCTCGGTAGCGCCTACGTCTACCTGGCCGGGCCCGAGTCGTCGTACACGTCCGGCACGACCCTGACGGTGGCGGGAGCGACCGGGGTGGCGCTGTGA